Proteins encoded in a region of the Paenibacillus pedocola genome:
- a CDS encoding sensor histidine kinase: protein MARKQFHMFPQRFGFFPYVWLLYLLMPAFNLQTEHGVKLLLGVLMLVLFAVTYRQLYWAGSGRAFHLWLGLQLLLVVVLSVFYTPYNFYLGFYAANFIGWYTDKTLFRRAYTVFALSVLLPLLLSMRSMELSSLVFLFPFLLIMLVFPFGARSLTSNRLLERKLDQANEVIKEMVKREERMRIARDLHDTMGHTLSLITLKSQLVEKLAAKDPERAQAEAREIQRTSRAALRQVRELVSEMRAVSVAEELAEAGEMLRSAEIALEVEGDVSLEGISDLTQNILSLCIKEAVTNIVKHSGADRCRIIIGITEGNVRITIEDNGIGLRQTGEAGGAYLAGNGLKGMAERLSLIDGSLTLSPGGTRGTSLSVVIPRIVKEGKEGVTA from the coding sequence ATGGCACGAAAACAGTTTCATATGTTTCCCCAACGATTCGGTTTTTTCCCGTATGTATGGCTGCTCTATCTGCTGATGCCGGCGTTTAACCTGCAGACGGAGCACGGAGTGAAGCTGCTGCTCGGGGTTCTCATGCTGGTCCTCTTCGCCGTTACTTACCGCCAGTTGTACTGGGCAGGCAGCGGGAGAGCCTTTCATCTATGGCTGGGGCTTCAATTGTTGCTCGTCGTCGTGCTGAGCGTATTCTACACCCCTTATAATTTTTATCTCGGCTTTTATGCCGCGAACTTTATCGGCTGGTATACAGATAAGACATTATTCAGGCGTGCCTACACCGTGTTCGCCCTGTCTGTTCTGTTACCGCTGCTCCTCTCTATGCGGAGCATGGAGCTGAGCAGTCTGGTGTTTCTGTTCCCGTTTCTGCTGATTATGCTGGTCTTTCCCTTCGGCGCCCGTTCTCTGACCAGCAACCGGCTGCTGGAACGAAAGCTGGACCAGGCGAACGAGGTGATCAAGGAAATGGTAAAACGCGAGGAACGGATGCGGATTGCCCGTGATCTGCATGATACGATGGGCCATACCCTGTCACTGATTACGCTGAAGAGCCAGCTCGTCGAAAAGCTGGCTGCGAAGGACCCTGAACGTGCGCAGGCGGAGGCGCGGGAAATTCAGCGTACCTCCCGCGCCGCGCTGCGCCAGGTGCGGGAGCTGGTGTCTGAGATGCGTGCCGTATCTGTAGCGGAAGAGCTGGCGGAAGCCGGGGAGATGCTGCGTTCGGCAGAAATTGCTCTTGAAGTAGAAGGCGATGTATCACTGGAGGGGATATCTGACCTGACGCAGAATATTCTGAGCCTCTGTATCAAGGAAGCGGTGACGAATATTGTGAAACACAGCGGAGCCGACCGGTGCAGGATCATTATTGGAATTACAGAAGGCAACGTAAGGATTACCATTGAAGACAATGGGATCGGCCTGCGTCAGACCGGTGAAGCTGGCGGAGCCTACCTCGCGGGCAACGGACTAAAAGGGATGGCAGAGCGGCTGTCGCTGATTGACGGTTCTTTGACGCTTAGCCCAGGCGGCACCAGAGGTACCTCGTTGTCCGTGGTAATCCCGAGAATCGTGAAAGAAGGAAAGGAAGGGGTAACTGCATGA
- a CDS encoding response regulator transcription factor, with translation MIRIVIAEDQRLLRGAMASLLELEDDIEVAGEAGDGAEALALIEKIQPEVCLMDIEMPLMSGLEVAELLRERGIPTKIIILTTFARPGYFERGVKAGIQGYLLKDEPVDKLADAIRRVMQGHREVSPELVFGSLREENPLSEREREILKLAGKGQSAGDIASGLHLSYGTVRNYISEILSKLEVKSRIEAVRLAEEKGWI, from the coding sequence ATGATACGGATCGTTATTGCCGAGGATCAGCGCCTCCTTCGCGGCGCAATGGCCTCGCTCTTGGAGCTGGAGGATGATATTGAAGTTGCGGGCGAGGCTGGCGACGGCGCTGAGGCGCTTGCCTTAATCGAAAAAATCCAGCCCGAAGTCTGTCTCATGGATATTGAAATGCCGCTAATGAGCGGACTTGAGGTAGCGGAGCTTCTGCGGGAAAGAGGAATTCCCACCAAAATTATTATTTTGACCACCTTTGCGCGGCCGGGGTATTTCGAGCGGGGCGTGAAGGCCGGGATTCAGGGGTATCTGCTGAAGGATGAGCCGGTAGACAAGCTGGCTGACGCGATCCGCCGGGTTATGCAGGGGCATCGCGAAGTTTCACCTGAGCTGGTCTTCGGCAGCCTGCGGGAGGAGAACCCGCTGTCGGAGCGGGAACGCGAAATTCTGAAGCTCGCGGGCAAAGGCCAGTCTGCGGGCGACATTGCCAGCGGGCTGCATCTTTCCTATGGCACTGTGCGCAACTACATCTCGGAGATTCTCAGCAAGCTGGAGGTCAAAAGCCGGATCGAAGCGGTGAGGCTGGCGGAGGAGAAGGGCTGGATCTAA
- a CDS encoding ABC transporter ATP-binding protein, producing MSHRIDAGITKAGAASPSDPASPADRTAVQKLPPALEVSGISKTFTRGRSRTRVLDNVSLTVEPQEFVSILGPSGCGKSTLFHIIGGLESPDAGTVSMNGRSVTGQRGEISYMPQQPALFPWRSTLDNVLLAGELKGEPQAAARDNARRWLAKVGLSGFEKAYPHMLSGGMQQRAAFLRALLAPQELMLLDEPFSALDALTRSDMQRWLLELWEENRRSVLFITHNIEEALLLSSRIYVFSGRPGSVLHTVDIPFPRPRREEITDSPEFLQLKRQLAQWMREEQAKDR from the coding sequence ATGTCTCACCGAATAGATGCCGGAATAACAAAGGCAGGGGCCGCAAGTCCCTCGGATCCCGCAAGTCCGGCAGACCGCACTGCCGTCCAGAAGCTGCCGCCCGCCCTTGAGGTCAGCGGCATCTCCAAGACGTTCACCCGGGGCCGCAGCAGGACCCGGGTGCTGGACAATGTGTCCCTGACGGTGGAGCCGCAGGAATTCGTCTCCATCCTTGGACCATCCGGCTGCGGCAAAAGCACCCTGTTCCACATTATCGGCGGTCTTGAGTCGCCGGATGCCGGAACCGTCAGCATGAACGGCCGCAGCGTGACTGGACAGCGCGGCGAGATCAGCTACATGCCGCAGCAGCCCGCACTGTTCCCTTGGCGCAGCACCCTGGACAACGTCCTGCTCGCCGGGGAACTGAAGGGCGAGCCGCAGGCTGCAGCGCGGGACAACGCCCGCCGCTGGCTGGCCAAGGTTGGCCTCAGCGGCTTCGAGAAGGCCTACCCGCACATGCTGTCAGGCGGCATGCAGCAGCGGGCCGCCTTCCTGCGGGCGCTGCTCGCACCGCAGGAGCTGATGCTGCTCGACGAGCCGTTCAGCGCACTGGATGCGCTGACGCGCAGCGACATGCAGCGCTGGCTGCTGGAGCTGTGGGAGGAGAACCGCCGCTCTGTGCTGTTCATCACCCACAACATCGAAGAAGCACTGCTGCTCTCCAGCCGCATCTACGTGTTCTCCGGGCGTCCCGGCTCGGTACTGCATACCGTGGATATCCCCTTTCCGCGGCCGCGGCGCGAGGAGATTACCGATTCACCGGAATTCCTGCAGCTGAAGCGCCAGCTGGCGCAGTGGATGCGGGAGGAGCAGGCAAAGGACAGGTAG
- a CDS encoding ABC transporter permease produces the protein MRSYFRQIWPPLVAVVLFLGIWQMAVSIFQVEAYFLPGPDAIFRASADNAASIWSHTAATLRLTLIGFPIGTGVGLIVALLLHLLPWLKRALYPLLILSQNVPSIALAPLLVIWFGFGLLPKIVLITLVCFFPVAVAAMGGLAQSDRTMMNYMKMAGASKWQIFTKLELPGSLPALFSGVKISATYAVMGAVVAEWIGADKGLGYYMLLQKSAYHTDNVFVAIAIIVLLSLVLFAIIALLEKWLVRWKPRKTP, from the coding sequence GTGAGATCGTACTTCAGACAGATTTGGCCGCCCTTAGTGGCGGTCGTCTTGTTTTTGGGGATCTGGCAGATGGCCGTATCTATATTTCAGGTCGAAGCCTATTTCCTGCCGGGCCCGGACGCGATATTCCGCGCTTCCGCGGATAATGCTGCCAGCATCTGGTCGCACACCGCAGCAACCCTGCGGCTTACCCTGATCGGCTTCCCGATCGGTACTGGCGTCGGCCTGATCGTAGCCTTGCTGCTGCATCTTCTGCCTTGGCTGAAGCGTGCCCTCTATCCGCTGCTGATCCTCAGCCAGAATGTGCCTTCGATTGCCCTGGCACCGCTGCTGGTAATCTGGTTCGGCTTCGGACTGCTGCCGAAGATTGTGTTAATCACACTCGTCTGCTTCTTCCCGGTTGCAGTCGCCGCTATGGGCGGCCTGGCGCAGAGCGACCGGACAATGATGAACTATATGAAGATGGCCGGGGCAAGTAAGTGGCAGATCTTCACCAAGCTGGAGCTGCCCGGCTCCCTGCCTGCCTTGTTTTCAGGCGTCAAAATCTCCGCCACCTACGCCGTAATGGGCGCAGTCGTCGCCGAGTGGATCGGCGCGGACAAGGGACTTGGTTACTACATGCTGCTCCAGAAGTCAGCCTATCATACGGACAATGTGTTTGTTGCTATTGCTATTATTGTACTGTTAAGTCTTGTATTGTTCGCTATCATCGCCCTGCTGGAGAAATGGCTCGTGCGCTGGAAGCCGCGTAAGACCCCCTGA
- a CDS encoding thiamine-binding protein: MANTLLSIQVIPKTPNGEDSIPYVDRAIEVIQKSGVKHQVNALDTTMEGEITELLEVVRQMHEALVEAGSPSIISQIKIAHNPNGISMDKLTEKYR; encoded by the coding sequence GTGGCAAACACACTGCTTAGCATTCAGGTTATTCCAAAAACGCCAAATGGCGAGGATTCCATTCCTTACGTGGACAGAGCGATCGAAGTTATTCAAAAGTCCGGCGTGAAGCATCAGGTGAACGCGCTGGATACTACGATGGAAGGCGAGATCACTGAGCTCCTGGAAGTTGTCCGCCAAATGCATGAAGCGCTTGTTGAAGCCGGAAGCCCCAGCATCATTTCACAGATCAAAATCGCCCATAACCCGAATGGCATCAGCATGGATAAGCTGACGGAGAAATACCGGTGA
- a CDS encoding ABC transporter substrate-binding protein, with product MGVKKSLMLCLTCILSLSIAGCGSNNGNNGGNAASTAASPEATAGAATDAPKELTKIKVALDWTPNTNHTGLYAAKELGYYEEEGLDVEIVQPGAAGADTMVTSGEAAFGISAQEALTLARLQNVPIVSIAAIIQHNTSGFAAPKDRKITSPKDFEGKTYGGWGSPAEEAAMKAIMDPEGGDVKKVKLVNIGEADYFTAVKRDIDFAWIFYAWTGIEAELRGEPLDMLYLKDYAPQLDYYTPVLTTSEKEIAEQPELVKAFLKATSKGYQYAIDKPEEAAAILTKAVPDLDPKLVLASQKWLSPKYKDDAARWGEQKAEVWQNYADWMYGLKLLDQQLDVDSTFTNEFLPEN from the coding sequence ATGGGAGTCAAAAAAAGCTTAATGCTCTGCCTTACCTGCATCCTGAGTCTGTCCATTGCCGGATGCGGCAGCAACAATGGTAACAATGGGGGGAACGCTGCAAGTACTGCGGCATCGCCTGAAGCAACTGCGGGGGCGGCAACCGATGCACCGAAGGAGCTGACCAAAATCAAGGTCGCCCTCGACTGGACGCCGAACACGAACCACACCGGCCTGTATGCGGCCAAGGAGCTGGGCTATTATGAGGAAGAGGGGCTCGATGTGGAGATCGTGCAGCCCGGCGCAGCCGGTGCCGATACCATGGTGACCTCGGGTGAAGCCGCTTTTGGCATCAGCGCCCAGGAAGCCCTGACACTGGCCCGTCTGCAGAATGTTCCGATCGTATCTATTGCCGCAATCATTCAGCATAATACATCAGGTTTCGCAGCACCGAAGGACCGTAAGATTACTTCGCCGAAGGATTTCGAAGGGAAAACCTACGGAGGCTGGGGTTCACCTGCTGAAGAAGCTGCGATGAAGGCGATCATGGATCCCGAAGGCGGCGATGTAAAGAAGGTCAAGCTGGTGAATATCGGGGAAGCCGATTATTTCACCGCCGTGAAACGCGATATTGATTTCGCCTGGATCTTCTATGCCTGGACCGGTATTGAAGCCGAGCTGCGCGGAGAGCCGCTGGATATGCTGTACCTCAAGGATTATGCGCCTCAGCTTGATTACTACACGCCGGTGCTGACCACAAGTGAGAAGGAAATCGCCGAGCAGCCTGAACTGGTGAAGGCTTTCCTCAAGGCGACGTCGAAAGGTTACCAATACGCCATCGATAAGCCGGAAGAAGCGGCAGCCATCCTGACCAAAGCTGTACCGGATCTGGATCCGAAGCTTGTCCTGGCCAGCCAGAAATGGCTCAGCCCGAAATATAAGGATGACGCTGCCCGCTGGGGTGAGCAGAAGGCCGAGGTCTGGCAGAACTATGCCGACTGGATGTACGGCCTGAAGCTGCTGGATCAGCAGCTGGATGTAGACAGCACGTTTACCAATGAATTTTTGCCGGAGAATTAA
- a CDS encoding MFS transporter, with product MKKLIWIGCLSYFVIGLAHVVLGSILPVLLQHYDRNYSAGGELIFSQFAGFLAGVLVSPLLNRRFGKRGGILIATSLLFCAEVAYAFLPPWGWMYVIAVVAGFGFGMIEAVIGTIIIAAITEGTAIAMSRLEVLFGVGALLMPLAASPLIAAGYWRLAFLIVAAFTLISLLFWGRGHFGPLQSMLDERAPRRTPGAEHTARPWKERLPYKGRQWVLLALFILFFFLYVGTEMSLVNFMPAIFIAKLGMSEASAALTVTFFWLAMAAGRLYAGVIAEKISYRIYVLISCFSAMLLLLIFPFTAHPAAAFAVLILIGLFMSGIFSISLVFSSKLLPGAEEATPSIMIASGGVGGAVLPLLTGWSMDHLQVAQTSSLLAVFAGVLFVLSLAAWKLG from the coding sequence GTGAAAAAACTAATCTGGATCGGCTGTCTTTCTTACTTTGTCATTGGGCTCGCACATGTGGTGCTGGGCTCTATTCTGCCCGTTCTGCTCCAGCATTATGACCGCAATTACAGTGCCGGCGGCGAGCTGATCTTCAGCCAATTCGCCGGATTCCTGGCTGGCGTGCTCGTCTCACCGCTGCTGAACCGCCGCTTCGGCAAACGCGGCGGCATTCTGATTGCCACCAGCCTGCTGTTCTGTGCTGAAGTGGCCTATGCTTTTCTCCCGCCCTGGGGCTGGATGTATGTGATCGCCGTGGTTGCCGGCTTCGGCTTCGGAATGATTGAAGCGGTCATCGGCACCATTATCATCGCGGCTATCACGGAAGGAACCGCCATCGCCATGAGCCGGCTGGAGGTGCTGTTCGGTGTCGGTGCACTGCTTATGCCGCTGGCCGCAAGCCCGCTTATAGCTGCAGGCTACTGGCGGCTTGCGTTTCTGATTGTCGCTGCCTTCACCCTAATCTCCCTGCTCTTCTGGGGCAGGGGACATTTCGGCCCGCTGCAGAGTATGCTGGATGAGCGCGCCCCGCGCCGTACTCCAGGTGCAGAGCACACTGCACGTCCCTGGAAAGAACGCCTGCCGTATAAAGGCAGACAATGGGTGCTGCTGGCCCTGTTCATCTTGTTCTTCTTCCTCTACGTGGGTACAGAGATGAGCCTGGTCAATTTCATGCCGGCGATCTTCATCGCCAAGCTGGGCATGAGTGAAGCATCGGCGGCATTGACCGTAACCTTCTTCTGGCTGGCTATGGCTGCAGGCAGGCTGTATGCGGGTGTCATTGCCGAGAAGATCTCTTACCGCATCTATGTGCTGATCAGCTGCTTCTCGGCCATGCTGCTGCTGCTCATATTTCCGTTTACTGCACACCCGGCAGCTGCTTTCGCCGTGCTGATTCTGATCGGACTGTTCATGTCCGGCATTTTCTCGATCTCGCTCGTCTTCTCCAGCAAGCTGCTGCCTGGCGCAGAGGAAGCGACGCCGAGCATCATGATTGCCTCCGGCGGCGTCGGGGGCGCGGTGCTCCCGCTTCTGACAGGATGGTCAATGGATCATCTGCAGGTCGCGCAGACCTCCAGCCTCTTAGCTGTTTTTGCGGGAGTACTGTTTGTGCTAAGCTTGGCTGCTTGGAAATTAGGGTAA
- a CDS encoding pyridoxamine 5'-phosphate oxidase family protein encodes MDNKELEQTIIKVLDDNRFGSFGTIEAGNKPKVRYMAVFHDGLNIYLATNRKTHKVEELKDNPNAFLLLGYEKGGGKDVLEIEARVAVTKDDSLRSKVWNKSLEEWFKGPDDPDYVVLELEPTRIEYMSKNKEHGVWQAGTPVGK; translated from the coding sequence ATGGATAACAAAGAGCTGGAGCAGACAATCATCAAGGTGCTGGATGACAATAGGTTCGGTTCCTTCGGTACGATCGAAGCCGGCAACAAGCCTAAAGTACGTTATATGGCGGTATTTCATGACGGATTAAATATTTATCTGGCTACTAACCGCAAAACGCATAAAGTAGAGGAGCTGAAGGATAATCCAAATGCTTTTCTGCTGCTTGGTTATGAAAAGGGCGGCGGCAAGGATGTGCTGGAGATTGAGGCAAGAGTTGCTGTCACGAAGGACGACAGTCTGCGCTCGAAGGTCTGGAATAAATCACTGGAAGAATGGTTTAAGGGACCGGATGATCCGGACTATGTCGTTCTTGAGCTTGAGCCTACACGGATCGAGTATATGAGCAAGAATAAGGAGCATGGTGTTTGGCAGGCTGGCACCCCGGTAGGCAAGTAA
- a CDS encoding EAL domain-containing protein, with product MNCKDCSAIEPVEDEGEIRFRPFTFVLASALRAARVEFAGTKNTGKITYTSREALFELLKLLNLLQKQLDTSLELCINSKTGKGSAERWVSLDQLEIRFANDNLISIISNHDFTSHMQPIVNFNEEIIGFELLLRPLPQGSVFQPYELFELARQTGFHSFLDRAARISAIETSARLLPKGIKRFINFLPSSIYNPSFCLTHTFEAIERLNQDPEDFVFEVVETERIHDMGHLQAIFTEYRKQGMRVALDDVGAGYSTVEVMSSLQPDYVKIDRALISYCDQDAVKQKAINDILSRASAFGAEILAEGIERREEFLYCRDIGIQLGQGYLFGKPEDKPPANFGFIA from the coding sequence ATGAACTGTAAGGACTGCTCTGCAATTGAGCCGGTGGAGGATGAAGGAGAAATCCGGTTTCGGCCGTTTACCTTTGTGCTTGCCTCCGCTTTACGGGCTGCAAGAGTAGAGTTTGCAGGCACGAAGAATACGGGGAAGATTACGTATACATCCCGGGAGGCGCTTTTTGAACTGCTGAAGCTGCTGAATTTACTCCAGAAACAACTGGATACCTCGCTGGAGTTATGTATTAACAGCAAGACGGGCAAAGGATCGGCAGAACGTTGGGTTTCCTTGGATCAATTAGAGATAAGGTTCGCCAATGACAATCTGATTTCCATCATTTCCAACCATGATTTTACCAGTCATATGCAGCCTATTGTGAATTTTAATGAAGAGATTATAGGTTTTGAGCTTTTGCTGCGGCCGCTGCCGCAAGGAAGTGTATTTCAGCCGTATGAGCTGTTCGAACTTGCCCGCCAAACCGGCTTTCACTCCTTTTTGGACCGGGCTGCGCGGATCTCGGCGATTGAGACCAGTGCAAGACTGCTGCCCAAAGGCATCAAGCGGTTTATTAATTTTCTGCCTTCTTCTATTTATAATCCCAGTTTTTGTCTTACGCATACCTTTGAAGCTATTGAGAGACTGAACCAGGACCCGGAGGATTTCGTATTTGAAGTTGTCGAGACGGAGCGTATCCATGACATGGGTCATCTGCAGGCGATTTTTACCGAATACCGCAAACAAGGCATGCGGGTTGCTCTGGATGATGTCGGTGCCGGCTATTCTACGGTAGAGGTGATGTCCAGTCTCCAGCCGGATTATGTTAAGATCGACCGGGCTCTAATTAGCTATTGTGATCAAGATGCAGTGAAACAGAAGGCCATCAACGATATCCTAAGCCGGGCTTCAGCTTTCGGAGCCGAAATACTCGCCGAAGGTATTGAGCGGCGGGAAGAATTCCTGTATTGCCGGGATATCGGCATTCAGCTGGGCCAGGGGTATCTCTTCGGTAAACCGGAGGACAAGCCTCCGGCGAATTTCGGATTTATTGCATAA
- a CDS encoding response regulator transcription factor has product MSVTLLYVEDDREIGSAVSADLREREYAVRWLESGEGAVEAAAGCQLAVLDVMLPGLDGFTVGQRLKRAYPGLPILMLSARASIDDKLQGLEFADDYLTKPFHPDELAARIEVLLRRTGAAEPSPLVLKHLIVYEGNNVIQEAATGREILLTGKQFQIFTYLLRHLGQILTKEQIYEAVWGEAYMEGDKTLMVHIRYLREKLELDPAAPEIIETVRGIGYRVRA; this is encoded by the coding sequence ATGAGCGTTACACTGCTGTATGTGGAGGATGACCGGGAGATTGGCAGTGCAGTCTCTGCGGATCTGCGGGAACGGGAATATGCTGTCCGCTGGCTGGAGAGCGGCGAGGGTGCAGTGGAGGCAGCTGCCGGCTGCCAGCTGGCGGTTCTTGATGTGATGCTTCCCGGACTCGACGGGTTCACTGTGGGACAGCGGCTGAAACGGGCGTACCCCGGCTTGCCGATCCTGATGTTATCGGCACGTGCTTCGATTGACGACAAGCTGCAGGGACTGGAATTCGCTGACGATTATCTGACTAAGCCGTTTCATCCCGATGAATTGGCCGCACGGATAGAGGTTCTGCTGAGACGGACCGGGGCTGCAGAGCCTTCGCCGCTGGTACTTAAGCATCTTATTGTTTATGAAGGAAATAATGTCATTCAGGAGGCTGCAACCGGCCGGGAGATTCTGCTGACCGGCAAGCAGTTCCAGATATTCACCTATCTGCTGCGTCATCTCGGCCAGATTCTGACCAAGGAACAGATTTATGAAGCGGTCTGGGGCGAAGCCTATATGGAGGGTGACAAAACGCTGATGGTTCATATCCGTTATTTGCGTGAGAAGCTGGAGCTCGATCCGGCAGCCCCGGAGATTATTGAGACTGTACGGGGCATCGGCTACCGGGTGAGAGCATGA
- a CDS encoding HAMP domain-containing sensor histidine kinase, which translates to MRRPGQLRKFHSSLLSRYLLIIIAALLFIPVVLPLSLAGYTMFNSWTGEQPPEEYAMYSNIAGLEKLWHKEALALLGQSPEAISSRLQKLSSSYPLARMFWVDGQGKTRLTLTPDDPRMREQLRADTLPPQWSASEAIAFMKESTKQDPLAIVAFVGDEMDAGQGFMVMQIPAVVTGDYQVRSIGSWYVLILLIIFALFIAVSWLFFIGIRKRLLRLQTAMSFTGGAGIPQQIAPGRADEIGRLEEAFNSMVAELSASRQRELEEEGLRKRLVSDLSHDLRTPLTVIRSHLHVLGKEPLSQRGQESLQLMDVRIDSLSGLIENLLSYNLLSSGRMTLKLEQKDVLRVLRESAAAWYPLWEKEGFEAAIDLEAEPLYWVIDESWFRRILDNLFQNIVRHAHDGHYVGVRADVREGKRVIVISDHGKGMESPSETKGAGLGLSIVDLLLKRMELEWRTDSSPQGTSIVIGQAPERNLNKI; encoded by the coding sequence ATGAGAAGACCCGGGCAGCTGCGCAAGTTCCATAGCTCATTGCTCTCCCGCTATTTACTGATTATTATCGCGGCCTTACTGTTTATACCCGTTGTGCTTCCTTTGTCTTTGGCAGGTTACACTATGTTCAACAGCTGGACGGGGGAACAACCGCCGGAAGAATATGCGATGTATTCCAACATCGCCGGACTTGAGAAGCTATGGCATAAAGAAGCGCTGGCGCTGCTCGGCCAAAGTCCGGAAGCGATCAGCAGCCGGCTGCAGAAACTCAGCAGTAGCTACCCGCTGGCGAGGATGTTCTGGGTAGACGGGCAGGGAAAGACCCGGCTGACGCTTACACCAGATGATCCCCGGATGCGGGAGCAGCTCCGCGCCGATACGCTTCCGCCGCAGTGGAGTGCATCGGAAGCGATCGCTTTTATGAAAGAGAGCACGAAGCAGGACCCGCTGGCCATCGTCGCGTTTGTGGGCGATGAGATGGATGCCGGACAAGGCTTTATGGTCATGCAAATTCCAGCGGTTGTTACAGGAGACTATCAGGTCAGGAGTATAGGTTCATGGTACGTTCTAATTCTTCTGATCATTTTCGCCCTGTTTATTGCGGTTTCCTGGCTCTTCTTCATTGGAATCCGCAAGCGGCTGCTCCGGCTGCAGACCGCCATGAGCTTTACGGGAGGCGCCGGCATTCCGCAGCAGATAGCTCCCGGCAGGGCAGATGAGATCGGCCGCCTTGAAGAGGCTTTTAACTCTATGGTGGCCGAGCTTTCCGCCAGCCGTCAGCGCGAGTTGGAGGAGGAAGGGCTGCGCAAGCGGCTGGTATCGGATCTGTCCCATGATTTGCGCACCCCGCTGACTGTAATCCGCAGCCATCTTCATGTTCTCGGCAAGGAACCTCTGTCACAGCGCGGACAGGAATCGCTGCAGCTGATGGATGTCAGGATTGACAGCCTTAGCGGCCTGATCGAGAATCTGCTGTCATACAATCTGCTCAGCAGCGGCCGGATGACCCTGAAGCTGGAGCAGAAGGATGTGCTGCGGGTGCTGCGGGAGAGTGCTGCTGCCTGGTACCCGCTATGGGAGAAGGAAGGCTTTGAGGCGGCGATTGATCTGGAGGCTGAGCCGCTGTATTGGGTCATCGATGAAAGCTGGTTCCGCCGGATTCTCGATAATCTTTTCCAGAATATTGTGCGCCACGCACATGACGGGCATTATGTCGGGGTCCGGGCCGATGTCCGGGAGGGAAAGCGTGTGATTGTGATCTCGGACCACGGTAAGGGGATGGAGAGCCCTTCAGAAACCAAAGGTGCAGGACTCGGCCTGTCCATCGTCGATTTACTGCTGAAACGAATGGAGCTGGAGTGGAGAACGGACAGCTCACCGCAGGGGACCTCCATTGTGATCGGTCAGGCTCCGGAGCGAAATTTAAACAAAATTTAA
- a CDS encoding ABC transporter ATP-binding protein, which yields MKQTVIRTSDLMKVYRGRAAVEHLDLNIGKGEIYGFLGPNGAGKTTTIRMLLGLIKPTSGRIEIFGQELRKHKLQILRKVGSLVESPSYYGHLSAVDNLEAIRRILDVPKSRIAEVLDIVSLTGEEKRPVKGFSLGMKQRLGIAAALLGSPELLILDEPTNGLDPSGIQEIRSLIKRLPAEQGITVLVSSHLLSEIEQMADTVGIIRQGKMVYQDTIAHLQEQAAGELRLAVSEPEAALELAKRRGCGGSLQEGRVVLPRMSDARVALLIKELVENGHAVYRVEEHRQSLEQFFLQVVEGGAS from the coding sequence ATGAAGCAAACTGTGATTAGAACAAGTGATTTAATGAAAGTCTACCGCGGCCGGGCCGCGGTGGAGCATCTGGACCTGAATATAGGGAAAGGGGAAATCTACGGGTTCCTCGGACCGAACGGCGCCGGCAAAACAACGACCATCCGCATGCTGTTAGGGCTGATCAAGCCGACCTCCGGCCGGATTGAGATCTTCGGCCAGGAGCTGCGGAAGCATAAGCTGCAGATCCTGCGCAAGGTAGGTTCACTTGTAGAGTCTCCTTCCTACTATGGGCATCTGAGTGCGGTGGACAATCTGGAAGCGATCCGCCGGATTCTGGACGTGCCCAAAAGCCGGATTGCCGAGGTGTTGGACATTGTGTCCTTAACCGGTGAAGAGAAGCGGCCGGTCAAGGGGTTCTCGCTCGGGATGAAGCAGCGGCTGGGCATAGCAGCCGCACTGCTGGGCAGCCCGGAGCTGCTGATTCTTGACGAGCCGACGAACGGCCTCGATCCTTCAGGGATACAGGAGATCCGTTCGTTGATTAAACGTCTTCCCGCAGAGCAGGGGATTACCGTGCTGGTATCGAGCCACCTGCTGAGTGAAATCGAGCAGATGGCCGATACCGTCGGCATCATCCGCCAAGGCAAGATGGTCTATCAGGACACGATTGCCCATCTGCAGGAGCAGGCGGCCGGGGAGCTGCGGCTGGCTGTGTCCGAACCCGAAGCTGCGCTGGAGCTGGCGAAGCGAAGAGGCTGCGGCGGCTCCCTGCAGGAGGGCCGGGTGGTTCTGCCCCGGATGAGCGATGCCAGGGTGGCGCTCCTGATTAAGGAACTGGTAGAGAACGGACATGCGGTTTACCGGGTGGAAGAACACCGGCAGTCACTAGAGCAGTTCTTCCTGCAGGTGGTTGAGGGAGGCGCATCATGA